One genomic region from Pseudomonas sp. R5-89-07 encodes:
- the ileS gene encoding isoleucine--tRNA ligase, translating into MTDYKATLNLPDTAFPMKAGLPQREPQILQRWDSIGLYGKLREIGKDRPKFVLHDGPPYANGTIHIGHALNKILKDMILRSKTLSGFDAPYVPGWDCHGLPIEHKVEVTYGKNLGADKTRELCRAYATEQIEGQKSEFIRLGVLAEWDNPYKTMNFKNEAGEIRALAEIVKGGFVFKGLKPVNWCFDCGSALAEAEVEYEEKKSSTIDVAFPIADDAKLAEAFGLASLAKPAAIVIWTTTPWTIPANQALNVHPEFTYALVDVGDRLLVLAEEMVESCLARYELQGSVIATTTGSALELINFRHPFYDRLSPIYMAEYVELGSGTGIVHCSPAYGVDDFVTCKKYGMVNDDIINPVQSNGVYVPSLEFFGGQFIFKADQPIIDKLREVGALMQADTIKHSYMHCWRHKTPLIYRATAQWFIGMDKAPTSGETLRVRSLKAIEDTQFVPAWGQARLHSMIANRPDWCISRQRNWGVPIPFFLNKESGELHPRTVELMEEVAQRVEREGIEAWFKLDAAELLGDEAPQYDKISDTLDVWFDSGTTHWHVLRGSHPMGHETGPRADLYLEGSDQHRGWFHSSLLTGCAIDGHAPYRELLTHGFTVDENGRKMSKSLKNVIEPKKINDTLGADIMRLWVASTDYSGEIAVSDQILARSADAYRRIRNTARFLLSNLTGFNPATDLLPAEDMLALDRWAVDRTLLLQRELQEHYGEYRFWNVYSKIHNFCVQELGGFYLDIIKDRQYTTAANSKARRSAQTALYHISEALVRWIAPILAFTADELWEYLPGERNESVMLNTWYEGLTELPADFELGREYWEGVMAVKVAVNKELEVQRAAKAVGGNLQAEVTLFAEDGLTADLAKLSNELRFVLITSTASLAPFAQAPADAVATEVPGLKLKVVKSAFPKCARCWHCREDVGVNPEHPEICGRCVDNISGEGEVRHYA; encoded by the coding sequence ATGACCGACTATAAAGCCACGCTAAACCTTCCGGACACCGCCTTCCCAATGAAGGCCGGCCTGCCACAGCGCGAACCGCAGATCCTGCAGCGCTGGGACAGTATTGGCCTGTACGGAAAGTTGCGCGAAATTGGCAAGGATCGTCCGAAATTCGTCCTGCACGACGGCCCTCCTTATGCCAACGGCACGATTCACATCGGTCATGCGCTGAACAAGATTCTCAAGGACATGATCCTTCGTTCGAAAACCCTGTCGGGCTTCGACGCACCGTATGTTCCGGGTTGGGACTGCCACGGCCTGCCGATCGAACACAAAGTCGAAGTGACCTACGGCAAGAACCTGGGCGCGGATAAAACCCGCGAACTGTGCCGCGCCTACGCCACCGAGCAGATCGAAGGGCAGAAGTCCGAATTCATCCGCCTGGGGGTGTTGGCCGAGTGGGACAACCCGTACAAAACCATGAATTTCAAGAACGAGGCCGGTGAAATCCGTGCCTTGGCCGAAATCGTCAAGGGTGGCTTCGTGTTCAAGGGCCTCAAGCCCGTGAACTGGTGCTTCGACTGCGGCTCGGCCCTGGCCGAGGCGGAAGTCGAGTACGAAGAAAAGAAATCCTCGACCATCGACGTGGCCTTCCCGATCGCCGACGACGCCAAGCTGGCCGAGGCCTTCGGCCTGGCATCGCTGGCCAAGCCCGCAGCCATCGTGATCTGGACCACCACGCCATGGACCATCCCGGCCAACCAGGCGCTGAACGTGCACCCCGAGTTCACCTACGCGCTGGTTGACGTGGGTGACCGCCTGCTGGTGCTCGCCGAAGAAATGGTCGAGTCGTGCCTGGCACGTTACGAGCTGCAAGGTTCGGTGATCGCCACCACTACCGGCTCCGCGCTGGAACTGATCAACTTCCGTCATCCGTTCTATGACCGTCTGTCGCCCATCTATATGGCCGAGTATGTCGAGCTGGGTTCGGGCACCGGGATCGTTCACTGCTCGCCTGCCTATGGTGTGGACGACTTCGTGACCTGCAAGAAGTACGGCATGGTCAACGACGACATCATCAACCCGGTACAAAGCAACGGCGTGTATGTGCCATCGCTGGAGTTCTTCGGCGGGCAGTTCATCTTCAAGGCCGACCAGCCGATCATCGACAAGCTGCGTGAAGTCGGCGCGCTGATGCAGGCCGACACCATCAAGCACAGCTACATGCACTGCTGGCGCCACAAGACCCCGTTGATCTACCGCGCCACCGCGCAGTGGTTTATCGGCATGGACAAAGCGCCGACCAGCGGCGAGACCCTGCGCGTACGCTCGCTCAAAGCCATCGAAGACACCCAGTTCGTCCCGGCCTGGGGCCAGGCGCGCCTGCACTCGATGATCGCCAACCGTCCGGACTGGTGCATCTCCCGCCAGCGCAACTGGGGCGTGCCGATTCCGTTCTTCCTGAACAAGGAAAGCGGTGAGCTGCACCCACGCACCGTCGAACTGATGGAAGAAGTGGCCCAGCGCGTTGAACGGGAAGGCATCGAAGCCTGGTTCAAACTGGACGCCGCCGAGCTGCTGGGCGACGAAGCGCCGCAGTACGACAAGATCAGCGACACCCTCGACGTATGGTTCGATTCGGGCACCACCCACTGGCACGTACTGCGCGGTTCGCACCCGATGGGCCACGAAACTGGCCCGCGTGCCGACCTGTACCTGGAAGGTTCCGACCAGCACCGTGGCTGGTTCCACTCCTCGCTGCTGACCGGTTGTGCCATCGACGGCCATGCGCCTTACCGTGAACTGCTGACCCACGGTTTCACCGTCGACGAAAACGGTCGCAAGATGTCCAAGTCGCTGAAAAACGTGATCGAACCGAAAAAGATCAACGACACCCTGGGCGCCGACATCATGCGTCTGTGGGTCGCCTCGACTGATTATTCGGGCGAGATTGCCGTGTCGGACCAGATCCTGGCCCGCAGCGCCGATGCCTACCGTCGCATCCGTAATACCGCACGCTTCCTGCTGTCGAACCTGACCGGTTTCAACCCGGCCACCGACCTGCTGCCGGCCGAGGACATGCTCGCCCTCGACCGTTGGGCCGTGGACCGCACCCTGTTGCTGCAACGCGAGTTGCAGGAACACTACGGCGAGTACCGCTTCTGGAACGTGTATTCGAAGATCCATAACTTCTGCGTGCAGGAGCTGGGCGGCTTCTACCTCGACATCATCAAGGACCGCCAGTACACCACCGCCGCCAACAGCAAGGCGCGCCGTTCGGCGCAGACCGCGCTGTACCACATCAGCGAAGCGCTGGTGCGCTGGATCGCACCGATCCTGGCGTTCACCGCCGACGAACTGTGGGAGTACCTGCCGGGCGAGCGTAACGAGTCCGTCATGCTCAATACTTGGTACGAAGGCCTGACCGAACTGCCGGCCGACTTCGAACTGGGCCGCGAGTACTGGGAAGGCGTGATGGCCGTGAAGGTTGCGGTGAACAAGGAACTGGAAGTGCAGCGCGCGGCCAAGGCCGTGGGTGGCAACCTGCAAGCCGAAGTCACCCTGTTTGCCGAGGACGGCCTGACCGCCGACCTGGCCAAGCTAAGCAACGAGCTGCGCTTTGTGTTGATCACCTCTACCGCAAGCCTGGCGCCATTCGCCCAGGCGCCGGCAGACGCCGTGGCAACCGAGGTGCCGGGCCTGAAACTCAAAGTGGTCAAGTCGGCCTTCCCCAAGTGCGCCCGTTGCTGGCACTGCCGTGAAGATGTCGGCGTGAACCCTGAGCACCCGGAAATCTGCGGTCGTTGCGTGGATAACATCAGCGGTGAAGGCGAGGTTCGCCACTATGCCTAA
- the ispH gene encoding 4-hydroxy-3-methylbut-2-enyl diphosphate reductase, translating to MQIKLANPRGFCAGVDRAIEIVNRALEVFGPPIYVRHEVVHNKFVVEDLRARGAIFVEELDQVPDDVIVIFSAHGVSQAVRTEAAGRGLKVFDATCPLVTKVHIEVARYSRDGRECILIGHAGHPEVEGTMGQYDASNGGAIYLVEDEKDVANLQVQNPERLAFVTQTTLSMDDTSRVIDALRTRFPAIGGPRKDDICYATQNRQDAVKQLADECDVVLVVGSPNSSNSNRLRELAERMATPAYLIDGAEDMQRSWFDGVERIGITAGASAPEVLVRGVIQQLHAWGATGADELAGREENITFSMPKELRVRSLL from the coding sequence ATGCAAATCAAACTCGCCAACCCCCGTGGCTTCTGTGCCGGCGTGGACCGGGCGATCGAAATCGTCAACCGCGCCCTGGAAGTTTTCGGGCCGCCGATTTACGTGCGGCATGAAGTGGTCCACAACAAGTTCGTGGTCGAAGACCTGCGCGCGCGCGGTGCCATCTTCGTCGAGGAACTCGACCAGGTGCCCGATGATGTCATCGTCATCTTCAGCGCCCACGGCGTTTCCCAGGCCGTACGCACCGAAGCGGCCGGCCGTGGCCTGAAAGTATTCGACGCCACCTGCCCGCTGGTGACCAAGGTGCATATCGAAGTGGCGCGCTACAGCCGCGATGGCCGTGAATGCATCCTGATCGGCCACGCCGGCCATCCGGAAGTCGAAGGCACCATGGGCCAGTACGACGCCAGCAATGGCGGCGCCATCTACTTGGTGGAAGACGAAAAAGACGTCGCCAACTTGCAGGTGCAAAACCCGGAACGCTTGGCCTTCGTGACCCAGACCACCTTGTCCATGGACGACACCAGTCGCGTTATCGATGCCCTGCGCACGCGGTTCCCGGCCATTGGCGGCCCACGTAAGGACGACATCTGCTACGCCACGCAAAACCGCCAGGATGCCGTCAAGCAACTGGCTGACGAGTGTGATGTAGTGCTGGTGGTCGGCAGCCCCAACAGCTCCAACTCCAACCGTTTGCGTGAGCTGGCTGAGCGCATGGCGACGCCGGCGTACCTGATCGACGGCGCCGAGGACATGCAGCGCAGCTGGTTCGACGGTGTCGAGCGCATCGGCATCACCGCTGGTGCCTCGGCCCCGGAAGTCCTGGTGCGTGGTGTAATCCAGCAATTACACGCCTGGGGTGCCACTGGCGCCGATGAATTGGCGGGCCGGGAAGAAAACATTACCTTTTCCATGCCCAAGGAGTTGCGGGTTCGCTCGCTGCTCTGA
- a CDS encoding PilX N-terminal domain-containing pilus assembly protein: protein MTLVMGNPMRQAGMVLLISLVFLLMLSLLGLSSMQGAISQQKAASSLWQRIQSFQTAESGLRLGEAAVRRGGHTLPVCHSVNRCAPPDEAFSLVGAGPHPVSGVTWVAFKGGVYGVQSLGEGTGQAHLPAYAPAALFRVTAVGLGGHSRTVLETVYARVEEGGGERFRRVLWRQLQ, encoded by the coding sequence ATGACGTTGGTAATGGGTAATCCGATGCGGCAGGCGGGAATGGTGCTGCTGATCAGCTTGGTATTTCTGCTGATGTTGTCGTTGCTGGGGTTGTCGTCGATGCAAGGCGCAATTTCTCAACAGAAGGCCGCAAGCAGCCTGTGGCAGCGTATTCAATCGTTCCAAACAGCCGAAAGTGGCCTGCGGCTGGGGGAGGCTGCGGTGCGCAGGGGCGGACATACGCTGCCGGTTTGCCACTCGGTCAACCGTTGCGCGCCGCCTGACGAGGCGTTTTCGTTGGTTGGCGCCGGACCCCATCCGGTCTCGGGGGTGACTTGGGTGGCGTTCAAGGGTGGGGTGTATGGCGTTCAATCCCTGGGAGAGGGTACGGGCCAGGCGCATTTGCCGGCGTACGCCCCCGCCGCGCTGTTCCGGGTGACGGCCGTTGGGCTTGGTGGGCATTCGCGCACGGTGCTGGAGACTGTGTATGCGCGGGTGGAGGAGGGCGGCGGCGAAAGGTTTCGGCGCGTCTTATGGCGGCAACTTCAATAA
- a CDS encoding type IV pilin protein yields MGMDSQGFTLIELLITVAIVALLGGIAYPAYTGQVKKVYRVQIVALLTEQAQHLERFYTRNGTFIDAGGVSTGNDHYRISAVLNPQDFALLATPATDSVMADDACGRFRLTSTGMRSNPDAAPQMPLNACWGQ; encoded by the coding sequence ATGGGCATGGATAGCCAGGGCTTTACCCTGATCGAATTATTGATCACGGTGGCGATCGTTGCGCTGCTGGGCGGCATCGCTTACCCGGCGTACACCGGCCAGGTAAAAAAGGTGTATCGGGTGCAGATCGTCGCGCTGCTGACCGAGCAGGCTCAGCATCTGGAGCGCTTTTACACGCGCAACGGCACTTTTATTGATGCAGGCGGCGTCAGTACAGGCAATGATCACTATAGAATCAGCGCAGTATTGAACCCCCAGGATTTTGCCCTGCTCGCCACGCCTGCCACCGATTCAGTCATGGCGGACGACGCTTGCGGCCGATTCCGCTTGACCAGCACCGGCATGCGAAGCAATCCGGATGCTGCGCCGCAGATGCCGCTCAACGCATGCTGGGGGCAGTGA
- a CDS encoding peptidylprolyl isomerase: MAEQRIGQNTEVTLHFALRLENGDTVDSTFDKTPATFKVGDGNLLPGFEAALFGFKAGDKRNLQILPENAFGQPNPQNVQIIARSQFEGMDLSEGLLVIFNDAANTELPGVVKAFDDTQVTIDFNHPLAGKTLTFDVEIINVKALV; this comes from the coding sequence TTGGCTGAGCAACGCATCGGCCAGAACACGGAAGTCACGTTGCATTTCGCATTGCGCCTGGAGAATGGCGATACGGTCGACAGCACCTTCGACAAGACCCCGGCGACCTTCAAGGTCGGCGATGGCAACCTGCTGCCGGGTTTTGAAGCGGCTCTGTTCGGGTTCAAGGCGGGGGATAAGCGCAACCTGCAGATCCTGCCGGAAAATGCCTTTGGCCAGCCCAACCCGCAGAACGTGCAGATCATTGCGCGCTCGCAGTTCGAAGGCATGGATCTGTCGGAAGGCTTGCTGGTGATTTTCAATGATGCGGCGAATACCGAATTGCCCGGCGTGGTCAAAGCCTTCGATGACACGCAAGTGACCATCGACTTCAACCACCCGCTGGCCGGCAAGACACTGACCTTTGACGTCGAGATCATCAACGTCAAGGCACTGGTCTAA
- a CDS encoding outer membrane protein assembly factor BamD: MQVKHLLLIAILAMTAACSSTKDVVDENLSEVELYQQAQTDLDNNSYTSATAKLKALESRYPFGRYADQAQLELIYANYKNAEPEAAKSAAERFIRLHPQHPNVDYAYYMKGLTSFDQDVGLLARFLPLDMTKRDPGAARDSYNEFAQLTSRYPNSRYAPDAKQRMIYLRNLLASYEIHVAHYYLTRQAYVAAANRGRYVVENFQETPSVGDGLAVMTEAYQRLHLDELASTSLETLKLNYPDHPSLKDGQFVPQVDEADNRSWLSKYTLGLIESRPPLPPGETRANQDVIKQYQDAKDAIPSDLKPHDENGDVIEEEEPQALGNNQDRSWFSYMTFGVFD; encoded by the coding sequence ATGCAAGTGAAACACCTGCTGCTGATCGCCATCCTCGCCATGACTGCTGCTTGCTCGTCAACAAAGGACGTCGTCGACGAAAACCTGAGCGAAGTCGAGCTGTACCAGCAAGCTCAGACAGACCTGGACAATAATAGCTACACCAGCGCCACAGCGAAGCTGAAGGCACTGGAGTCGCGCTATCCGTTCGGGCGCTATGCCGACCAGGCCCAGCTCGAGCTGATCTACGCCAACTACAAGAACGCCGAGCCGGAAGCTGCCAAGTCCGCCGCCGAGCGTTTTATCCGACTGCACCCGCAGCACCCGAACGTGGACTACGCCTACTACATGAAGGGCCTGACCTCGTTCGACCAGGACGTTGGCCTGCTGGCGCGCTTCCTGCCGCTGGACATGACCAAGCGTGACCCGGGTGCCGCTCGCGACTCCTACAACGAGTTCGCCCAGCTGACCAGCCGCTACCCGAACAGCCGCTACGCGCCGGATGCCAAGCAGCGCATGATCTACCTGCGCAACCTGCTGGCCTCCTACGAGATCCACGTGGCCCACTACTACCTGACCCGTCAGGCATACGTGGCCGCCGCCAACCGTGGCCGCTACGTGGTGGAGAACTTCCAGGAAACCCCTTCGGTGGGTGACGGCCTGGCCGTGATGACCGAGGCTTACCAGCGCTTGCACCTGGACGAACTGGCGAGCACCAGCCTGGAAACCCTGAAGCTCAACTACCCGGACCACCCAAGCCTGAAAGACGGCCAGTTCGTGCCTCAGGTCGACGAAGCGGACAACCGTTCGTGGTTGAGCAAGTACACCCTGGGCCTGATCGAGTCCCGTCCACCGCTGCCGCCAGGTGAAACACGTGCCAACCAGGACGTGATCAAGCAATACCAGGACGCCAAGGACGCGATTCCTTCGGACCTCAAGCCGCACGACGAAAACGGCGACGTGATCGAAGAAGAAGAGCCGCAAGCCCTGGGCAACAACCAGGACCGCTCGTGGTTCAGCTACATGACCTTCGGTGTGTTCGACTGA
- the ribF gene encoding bifunctional riboflavin kinase/FAD synthetase codes for MQLVRGLHNLRPEHRGCVATIGNFDGVHRGHQAILARLRERAVELGVPSCVVIFEPQPREFFTPHTAPARLARLRDKLQLLAEEGVDRVLCLAFNQRLQSLSAAEFVDRILVDGLGVQHLEVGDDFRFGCDRVGDFDFLQHAGVNQGFTVEAAQTVELDGLRVSSTQVRNALAAADFALAERLLGRPFRIAGRVLHGQKLARQLGTPTANVQLKRRRVPLTGVYLVSVDIDGQSWPGVANIGVRPTVAGDGKAHLEVHLLDFAGDLYDRRLTVVFHQKLREEQRFASLEALKTAINADVAAARALAAPSAHR; via the coding sequence ATGCAGCTGGTTCGAGGTCTCCACAACCTGCGCCCCGAGCACCGGGGCTGCGTCGCCACTATTGGCAACTTTGACGGTGTTCACCGTGGCCACCAGGCTATCCTGGCCAGGCTGCGCGAGCGTGCGGTCGAGTTGGGCGTGCCCAGCTGCGTGGTGATTTTCGAGCCACAGCCGCGGGAATTCTTTACCCCGCACACGGCGCCGGCCCGTCTGGCCCGCCTGCGGGACAAGTTGCAGCTGCTGGCTGAAGAAGGTGTGGACCGCGTTCTCTGCCTGGCTTTCAACCAGCGTCTGCAAAGCCTGAGCGCCGCCGAGTTCGTCGACCGCATCCTTGTCGATGGCCTGGGCGTGCAGCATCTGGAGGTCGGCGACGACTTCCGTTTTGGTTGCGACCGCGTCGGCGATTTCGATTTCCTGCAGCACGCTGGCGTCAACCAGGGTTTTACCGTCGAAGCCGCGCAAACCGTCGAACTGGACGGCCTGCGCGTGAGCAGCACCCAGGTGCGTAACGCCCTGGCCGCTGCCGACTTCGCCTTGGCCGAGCGCTTGCTCGGTCGCCCGTTCCGCATCGCCGGGCGGGTACTGCACGGCCAGAAGCTGGCGCGCCAACTGGGCACGCCAACCGCCAACGTGCAACTCAAGCGCCGTCGTGTGCCGCTGACCGGGGTTTACCTGGTGAGTGTCGACATCGACGGCCAATCGTGGCCGGGAGTCGCCAACATAGGCGTCAGGCCCACGGTTGCAGGTGATGGCAAGGCCCACCTGGAAGTTCACCTTCTGGATTTTGCCGGTGATTTATACGACCGGCGTTTAACGGTGGTTTTCCACCAGAAGCTGCGTGAAGAGCAGCGTTTCGCCTCCCTTGAGGCGTTGAAAACGGCGATCAATGCGGATGTCGCCGCCGCCCGTGCACTAGCCGCACCTAGCGCCCATCGCTAA
- a CDS encoding prepilin-type N-terminal cleavage/methylation domain-containing protein: MNRPIRGFGLVELLLALALGLLLVLGASHVLISSRLTQASQQAAMALQDDARFVLSKMTQDIRQAGMLGCLATAYIHNAPAAFDRPISWEVSAGAKSLTLLTAHAGDGAGKPDWTVVSDCKEAAQAYAGAAPAVAPGQIRFAIREVTYTYETGQLKISTPSAPAKAVLMDNVGAFELSFGVAARPGSTDVVRYDNHPADPSLIRSVRLLMTLQDPTGRVKDQAYSVVAALRNRLE; encoded by the coding sequence ATGAATCGTCCTATACGGGGTTTTGGACTGGTGGAGTTGCTGCTGGCGCTGGCGCTCGGACTGTTGCTGGTGCTGGGCGCGAGCCATGTGCTGATCAGTTCGCGGTTGACCCAGGCCAGCCAGCAGGCCGCCATGGCTTTGCAGGACGATGCGCGGTTCGTCCTGAGCAAGATGACCCAGGATATTCGCCAGGCCGGCATGCTGGGGTGTTTGGCTACGGCCTATATCCACAACGCCCCGGCCGCCTTTGATCGGCCGATCAGTTGGGAGGTATCGGCAGGTGCAAAGTCACTGACACTGCTGACCGCCCATGCCGGCGATGGTGCTGGCAAGCCTGACTGGACGGTGGTATCCGACTGCAAGGAGGCTGCCCAGGCTTATGCCGGGGCAGCGCCTGCAGTCGCGCCCGGCCAGATTCGTTTTGCGATACGCGAGGTCACTTACACCTATGAGACGGGCCAGCTAAAGATCAGTACCCCTTCGGCACCGGCCAAGGCTGTACTGATGGATAACGTTGGGGCATTCGAGCTCAGTTTTGGCGTAGCGGCCAGGCCTGGATCGACGGACGTGGTGCGTTATGACAACCACCCCGCCGACCCATCGTTGATACGCAGCGTGCGCCTCCTCATGACCCTGCAAGACCCGACCGGTCGCGTGAAGGATCAGGCCTACAGCGTCGTGGCGGCTTTGCGCAACCGGCTGGAGTAG
- the pilV gene encoding type IV pilus modification protein PilV — MPFCRNRFSRRVFHRHQSGMTLIEVLVAALVLAIGLLGAAAIQLSALKYTDSARMTSQASFIAYDMLDRIRANAGVDYAWARSERAPPSTSTASVRDLDLHDFEANIIGFAGKDARGAVAISGDEVTISISWEDARGAGSLGALETFTLTSRIANGQGRLQ, encoded by the coding sequence ATGCCCTTCTGCCGGAATAGATTTTCTCGACGCGTTTTTCATCGGCACCAATCCGGCATGACGCTGATCGAGGTGCTGGTAGCGGCGCTCGTCCTGGCAATCGGACTGCTGGGCGCCGCAGCCATCCAACTCAGCGCCCTCAAGTACACCGACAGCGCGCGGATGACCAGCCAAGCCAGTTTTATTGCTTACGACATGCTTGACCGTATTCGCGCCAACGCCGGCGTCGATTACGCCTGGGCTCGAAGCGAGCGCGCGCCGCCCAGTACCTCGACCGCCAGCGTGCGTGACCTGGACCTGCATGACTTCGAGGCCAATATCATCGGTTTTGCCGGCAAGGACGCTAGAGGTGCCGTAGCGATCAGCGGTGACGAGGTCACTATCAGCATCAGTTGGGAGGATGCCAGGGGCGCGGGTAGCCTCGGTGCTCTGGAAACCTTCACCCTGACCAGTCGAATCGCCAATGGGCAGGGGCGGTTGCAATGA
- a CDS encoding PP0621 family protein yields the protein MLRLLFWIAVIAAAVWLWRKFKSPAASQRRTGEPDAALMVRCAHCGVHVPQDRALSSGQAWYCTQAHLQQGPKSIQR from the coding sequence ATGCTTCGTCTATTGTTCTGGATCGCCGTCATTGCCGCCGCGGTATGGCTCTGGCGCAAATTTAAAAGCCCTGCTGCCAGCCAACGCCGCACCGGCGAGCCAGATGCCGCGTTGATGGTGCGTTGCGCCCACTGCGGCGTGCACGTGCCGCAGGATCGTGCGCTGAGCTCAGGCCAGGCCTGGTATTGCACCCAGGCGCACCTGCAGCAAGGGCCGAAGTCTATCCAGCGTTGA
- the thiO gene encoding glycine oxidase ThiO, with translation MAKQQRVVIVGGGVIGLLTAYNLANQGRAVTLLERAGLGQESSWAGGGIVSPLYPWRYSPAVTALAHWSQDFYPQLAQRLFAATGVDPEVHTTGLYWLDLDDEADALAWAAREGRPLSKVDVSAAHDAVPVLGSGYSQAIYMANVANVRNPRLVKSLKAALLALPAVTIHEQCEVDGFILQGDSVVGVNTAAGAMLGDQVVLAAGAWSGELLGKLGLALPVEPVKGQMILYKCASDFLSSMVLAKGRYAIPRRDGHILIGSTLEHEGFDKTPTDTALESLKASAVELLPALADAEVVGHWAGLRPGSPEGIPYIGEVPGFKGLRLNCGHYRNGLVLAPASCQLFADLLLGQAPIIDPTPYAPAGRLNAG, from the coding sequence ATGGCAAAGCAACAGCGAGTAGTGATTGTCGGCGGCGGCGTAATTGGCTTGTTGACGGCGTACAACCTGGCAAACCAAGGGCGGGCGGTCACCTTGCTGGAGCGCGCCGGGCTTGGCCAGGAATCGTCCTGGGCTGGCGGCGGTATTGTTTCGCCGCTGTATCCGTGGCGCTACAGCCCGGCGGTGACGGCCTTGGCCCACTGGTCCCAGGATTTCTACCCGCAACTGGCGCAACGGCTGTTCGCCGCCACCGGTGTTGATCCCGAAGTTCATACCACGGGCCTGTATTGGCTTGATCTGGACGACGAAGCCGATGCACTGGCCTGGGCTGCGCGGGAGGGGCGGCCCTTGAGTAAAGTGGATGTGTCGGCTGCCCATGACGCGGTTCCGGTGCTGGGGAGCGGTTATTCCCAGGCGATCTACATGGCCAACGTGGCCAATGTACGCAATCCGCGCTTGGTCAAATCACTCAAGGCGGCGTTGTTGGCGCTGCCCGCTGTGACGATTCACGAGCAGTGCGAAGTCGATGGCTTTATTTTGCAAGGCGACAGCGTGGTTGGCGTGAATACGGCTGCTGGCGCCATGCTGGGCGATCAGGTCGTGCTCGCAGCCGGTGCCTGGAGCGGCGAGTTGCTGGGAAAACTGGGCTTGGCGCTGCCCGTGGAGCCGGTCAAGGGCCAGATGATTCTCTACAAATGCGCGTCTGACTTCCTGTCGAGCATGGTCCTGGCGAAAGGGCGCTATGCGATTCCGCGACGTGATGGTCATATCCTGATTGGCAGCACCCTGGAACATGAGGGCTTCGATAAGACCCCGACCGACACCGCGCTGGAAAGTCTCAAGGCCTCTGCCGTGGAGCTGCTGCCCGCGCTGGCGGACGCCGAGGTGGTGGGGCATTGGGCGGGGTTGCGGCCCGGCTCGCCGGAAGGCATCCCTTATATCGGCGAGGTGCCGGGCTTCAAGGGCTTGCGGCTCAATTGCGGGCATTACCGCAATGGCCTGGTGCTTGCTCCGGCGTCCTGCCAGTTGTTTGCCGACTTGCTGCTGGGGCAGGCACCGATCATCGATCCGACACCTTACGCACCCGCCGGCCGACTCAACGCTGGATAG
- the lspA gene encoding signal peptidase II has protein sequence MPNAGRFGRLGWLVLSVLVLVIDQVSKAHFEGTLEMFQQIVVIPDYFSWTLAYNTGAAFSFLADGGGWQRWLFALIAVVVSAVLVVWLKRLGRDDTWLAIALALVLGGALGNLYDRIALGHVIDFILVHWQNRHYFPAFNFADSAITVGAIMLALDMFKSKKTGETVND, from the coding sequence ATGCCTAACGCCGGCCGTTTCGGACGTCTTGGCTGGCTCGTACTGAGCGTGCTGGTCCTGGTCATCGACCAGGTCAGCAAGGCTCATTTCGAAGGCACCCTGGAAATGTTTCAGCAAATCGTGGTGATCCCGGATTACTTCAGCTGGACCTTGGCCTACAACACCGGCGCGGCCTTCAGCTTCCTCGCCGATGGCGGCGGCTGGCAGCGTTGGCTGTTCGCGCTGATCGCCGTGGTGGTCAGTGCGGTGCTGGTGGTCTGGCTCAAGCGCCTGGGCCGTGATGACACCTGGCTGGCCATTGCGCTCGCCCTGGTGCTGGGCGGCGCATTGGGCAACCTGTACGACCGCATTGCCCTGGGCCATGTGATCGACTTCATCCTGGTGCACTGGCAGAACCGTCATTACTTCCCGGCGTTCAATTTCGCCGACAGTGCCATCACCGTCGGTGCAATCATGCTGGCGCTGGATATGTTCAAGAGCAAGAAAACCGGAGAGACCGTCAATGACTGA